A genomic region of Xanthomonas campestris pv. phormiicola contains the following coding sequences:
- a CDS encoding ATP-binding protein, giving the protein MPIADPVDRRNAPALQVLFVFLGSEIPLNKLYHLLTAPQIQMTAGQLAVDVGTDTAMASAAWAGVWMIRRGLLKQAAAMFVAVVLCSAVAANLAFGYQLQAFDPYPMMMLTLAALVIGRRALWLVYLCITLIFWLGMESPWGQDPHARRSPFQNLPSLALSYLMITLVLDRTVAALRESLWRARRNAAWLRVEMRERAQAQQRLLHLQKIESVGHLASGVSHDFNNILAAIVGYTEQRHRVHELDFEPHGDALAMAEALEGIELAAQRGVAISRKLLSFSRRELSVPERFDANEALRGIQPMLRQLFGPAVRLQLELAPEPMALFLDRSQLDLAMLNFAANARDAMPGGGCFSVRLQRDGESARIEIVDTGIGMSADVQQQVFEPFFTTKPAGQGTGLGLAVAFEMAQQARGSLQVHSAPGAGTRFVLRLPLAAALSAPAA; this is encoded by the coding sequence CCGCAGATCCAGATGACCGCCGGGCAGCTGGCGGTGGACGTGGGCACCGACACGGCGATGGCCTCGGCCGCCTGGGCCGGGGTCTGGATGATCCGCCGCGGCCTGTTGAAACAGGCCGCCGCCATGTTCGTCGCTGTGGTGCTGTGTTCGGCGGTGGCCGCCAACCTGGCGTTCGGCTACCAGCTGCAGGCCTTCGATCCCTACCCGATGATGATGTTGACGCTGGCGGCGCTGGTGATCGGGCGGCGCGCGCTGTGGTTGGTGTACCTGTGCATCACGCTGATCTTCTGGCTGGGCATGGAGAGCCCGTGGGGCCAGGATCCGCACGCCAGGCGCAGCCCGTTCCAGAACCTGCCGTCGCTGGCGCTGAGCTATCTGATGATCACCCTGGTACTCGATCGGACCGTCGCCGCGCTGCGCGAGAGCCTGTGGCGTGCGCGCCGCAACGCCGCGTGGCTGCGCGTGGAGATGCGCGAGCGCGCTCAGGCGCAGCAGCGGTTGTTGCACCTGCAGAAGATCGAGTCGGTCGGGCATCTGGCCAGCGGGGTATCGCACGATTTCAACAACATCCTCGCCGCGATCGTCGGCTACACCGAGCAGCGCCACCGTGTGCACGAGCTGGATTTCGAGCCGCACGGCGACGCGCTGGCGATGGCCGAGGCGCTGGAGGGCATCGAACTGGCGGCGCAGCGCGGCGTGGCGATCAGCCGCAAGCTGCTCAGCTTCAGCCGGCGCGAACTGAGCGTGCCCGAGCGCTTCGATGCGAACGAGGCGCTGCGCGGCATCCAGCCGATGTTGCGGCAACTGTTCGGGCCAGCGGTGCGGCTGCAACTGGAACTGGCGCCCGAGCCGATGGCGCTGTTCCTGGACCGCAGCCAGCTCGATCTGGCGATGCTCAACTTCGCCGCCAACGCGCGCGATGCGATGCCCGGCGGCGGCTGTTTCTCGGTGCGCCTGCAGCGCGACGGCGAATCCGCGCGCATCGAGATCGTCGATACCGGCATCGGCATGAGCGCGGACGTGCAGCAGCAGGTGTTCGAGCCGTTCTTCACCACCAAGCCGGCCGGGCAGGGCACCGGGCTGGGGCTGGCGGTGGCCTTCGAGATGGCCCAGCAGGCGCGTGGCAGCCTGCAGGTGCACAGTGCACCGGGCGCGGGGACCCGCTTCGTGCTGCGCCTGCCGCTGGCCGCCGCGCTCAGCGCTCCTGCGGCATGA
- a CDS encoding response regulator transcription factor, translated as MSRLSDSSGLPTASTANAALRVALLEDDDLLRDRVLVPGLRRHGLEVTPLRTIQALWTALDGGGFDLIVLDIGLPDGDGFTLTEQLQSLRPALGIVILSGRGDHPDLLRGLNQGADAYLVKPVQIEILAATLFSVARRMRRLHDPQPAASEEWQLQDDGWCLFAPDGNAVPLTGSERKVMQSLWRARGRLVTRDALVGMLGGNLGMEIDPHRLDALLHRLRLKVQERTGAPLPLKSVRGEGYLFMPQER; from the coding sequence GTGAGCAGACTTTCCGATTCCAGTGGCCTGCCGACCGCCTCCACCGCCAACGCCGCGCTGCGGGTGGCGTTGCTGGAGGACGACGATCTGTTGCGCGACCGGGTCCTGGTGCCCGGACTGCGGCGGCACGGCCTGGAGGTGACGCCGCTGCGCACCATCCAGGCGCTGTGGACGGCGCTGGACGGCGGCGGTTTCGACCTGATCGTGCTCGACATCGGCCTGCCGGACGGCGATGGCTTCACCCTGACCGAGCAGTTGCAGTCGCTGCGGCCGGCACTGGGCATCGTCATCCTGAGCGGGCGCGGCGACCACCCCGATCTGTTGCGCGGCCTCAACCAGGGCGCCGACGCCTATCTGGTCAAGCCAGTGCAGATCGAGATCCTGGCCGCCACCTTGTTCAGCGTAGCCCGGCGCATGCGCCGCCTGCATGACCCGCAACCGGCCGCGAGCGAGGAATGGCAGCTGCAGGACGATGGCTGGTGCCTGTTCGCGCCCGACGGCAACGCCGTGCCCTTGACCGGCTCCGAGCGCAAGGTGATGCAAAGCCTGTGGCGCGCGCGCGGGCGGCTGGTCACCCGCGACGCGCTGGTCGGCATGCTCGGCGGCAACCTTGGCATGGAGATCGACCCGCATCGGCTGGACGCGCTGTTGCACCGGCTGCGCCTGAAGGTGCAGGAGCGCACCGGCGCGCCGCTGCCGCTGAAGTCGGTGCGCGGCGAAGGCTACCTGTTCATGCCGCAGGAGCGCTGA